From the genome of Mixophyes fleayi isolate aMixFle1 chromosome 2, aMixFle1.hap1, whole genome shotgun sequence, one region includes:
- the LOC142141140 gene encoding thiol S-methyltransferase TMT1B-like: MKMALHILFFQICVGIIALPIHILALLGLWDPIAKKAFPYLLDRITRTFNKYMKDHKKELFSNMSDFKGPSGELKVLELGCGTGANFQFYPSGCKVTCVDPNPNFKSFLSKSLAESDHVHFEEFLIAPGENMPQVASGSMDVVVCTLVLCSVNNIEKILAEIYRVLKPGGVYYFLEHVTADPSSWNYFFQIILDPTWKHIGDGCQLTKETWKYLEKSKFSEVKLRHIIAPFKWSPVKPHIIGYALK, from the exons ATGAAAATGGCTCTGCACATACTATTCTTCCAGATATGTGTCGGTATCATAGCATTGCCAATACACATCCTCGCTTTGCTGGGTCTGTGGGACCCAATAGCCAAGAAGGCATTCCCTTACCTCCTGGATAGAATTACTAGGACCTTCAACAAATACATGAAAGACCACAAGAAAGAACTTTTCAGCAACATGAGTGATTTTAAAGGCCCCTCTGGAGAGCTAAAAGTCCTGGAGCTTGGCTGTGGCACAGGTGCAAATTTCCAGTTTTATCCTTCAGGATGCAAAGTCACTTGTGTAGATCCAAACCCGAACTTCAAGAGCTTTTTGAGTAAGAGCCTGGCTGAGAGTGATCATGTGCATTTTGAAGAATTCTTGATTGCCCCAGGGGAGAACATGCCTCAAGTAGCAAGTGGTTCCATGGATGTGGTAGTCTGCACTCTGGTCCTGTGCTCGGTTAACAATATTGAAAAGATCCTGGCAGAAATCTATCGAGTGCTGAAGCCT GGGGGAGTGTACTATTTCTTGGAGCACGTTACTGCAGATCCTTCCTCGTGGAATTATTTTTTCCAGATAATTTTGGATCCAACTTGGAAACACATAGGGGATGGATGTCAACTTACAAAAGAAACATGGAAATATTTGGAAAAATCTAAATTTTCGGAAGTGAAGCTTAGACACATCATAGCTCCATTTAAATGGAGCCCAGTTAAACCCCACATCATTGGGTATGCTTTAAAATAA